In Amycolatopsis sp. EV170708-02-1, the following are encoded in one genomic region:
- a CDS encoding DegT/DnrJ/EryC1/StrS aminotransferase family protein: MIPITVVDVRDAEDLVVEVLRSGAIAQGPMVKRFEDAFASVSGTKHAIAVNNGTTALVAAIQALDLKPGDEVVTSPFTFVATLNAILEAGATVRFADIRRDDFAIDPDAVAAAITDRTKVLMPVHLYGQTADMGKLAPLAAEHGLKIIEDSAQAVGASFQGKPSGSFGIGCFSLYATKNVTTAEGGVITTDDDKLADSLRVLRNQGMRARYQYEVAGHNYRMTDLHAAVGIPQLEKLDQLTAARQANAKRLSEGLAGTPGLDIPQVLPGREHVWHQYTVLVGPHAFLSRDELAAALTERGIGNGIYYPKIVFDYDCYRNNPLIPDAKVEDFPVAASVAAQALSLPVHPHLSESDLDTIIETVREVLGA; this comes from the coding sequence ATGATCCCCATTACCGTGGTCGACGTCCGTGACGCGGAGGACCTCGTCGTCGAGGTGCTGCGATCCGGCGCCATCGCACAGGGACCGATGGTCAAGCGCTTCGAGGACGCGTTCGCGAGCGTTTCCGGCACGAAGCACGCGATCGCCGTCAACAACGGCACCACCGCGCTGGTCGCCGCCATCCAGGCGCTCGACCTGAAGCCGGGCGACGAGGTCGTCACCTCGCCGTTCACCTTCGTGGCGACGCTGAACGCGATCCTGGAGGCCGGCGCGACCGTCCGCTTCGCCGACATCCGGCGCGACGACTTCGCGATCGACCCGGACGCCGTCGCCGCCGCGATCACCGACCGCACCAAGGTCCTCATGCCCGTGCACCTCTACGGGCAGACCGCGGACATGGGCAAGCTCGCGCCGCTGGCCGCCGAGCACGGCCTCAAGATCATCGAAGACTCGGCGCAGGCCGTGGGCGCGTCGTTCCAGGGCAAGCCGTCGGGATCCTTCGGGATCGGCTGCTTCTCCTTGTACGCCACCAAGAACGTGACCACCGCCGAGGGCGGCGTGATCACCACGGACGACGACAAGCTGGCCGACAGCCTGCGGGTGCTGCGCAACCAGGGCATGCGCGCCCGGTACCAGTACGAGGTCGCCGGGCACAACTACCGGATGACCGACCTGCACGCCGCCGTCGGCATCCCGCAGCTGGAGAAGCTGGACCAGCTCACCGCCGCCCGCCAGGCCAACGCGAAGCGCCTTTCCGAAGGCCTCGCCGGCACCCCGGGTCTCGACATCCCGCAGGTCCTGCCCGGCCGCGAACACGTGTGGCACCAGTACACCGTGCTGGTCGGCCCGCACGCCTTCCTCTCGCGTGACGAGCTCGCCGCCGCGCTCACCGAGCGAGGCATCGGCAACGGGATCTACTACCCGAAGATCGTCTTCGACTACGACTGCTACCGGAACAACCCGCTGATCCCCGACGCGAAGGTCGAGGACTTCCCGGTGGCCGCTTCCGTCGCCGCGCAGGCGCTGTCCCTGCCGGTGCACCCGCACCTTTCCGAGTCCGACCTGGACACCATCATCGAAACGGTTCGCGAGGTACTCGGCGCATGA
- a CDS encoding acyl carrier protein: MAEVAGKLREVFVEALDLDGEVDVENLKYRDIEAWDSVGHMALVAAIEDEFDVEFDTDQVIDMSSFKVAVDMVTDLQNK; this comes from the coding sequence ATGGCGGAAGTCGCCGGCAAGCTGCGTGAGGTCTTCGTCGAGGCGCTGGACCTCGATGGCGAGGTCGACGTCGAAAACCTGAAGTACCGCGACATCGAAGCGTGGGACTCGGTCGGTCACATGGCGCTCGTCGCGGCCATCGAGGACGAGTTCGATGTGGAATTCGACACCGACCAGGTGATCGACATGTCCAGCTTCAAGGTCGCCGTCGACATGGTGACCGACCTCCAGAACAAGTGA
- a CDS encoding UDP-N-acetylglucosamine acyltransferase, which produces MVNRIHPTAVIGEGVELGDDNVIGPFTVIVGPARIGDGNWIGPHVTIGTPGEDRGREHPAAWESAPNGDPDHDGHGVVIGSRNRIREYVSVHQGTWRTTTIGDGGYFLRGSHIAHDCLVEDAVTVASNVITGGHCHIWSGANLGMGAILHQRVVIGPGAMVGMSSAVRKEVGAFTIAVGNPARVTGVNTVGLSRRGLDEAAIEALGPWLKGKAGLPEDGLADRLPGDLSTLVKAWDARPRDEH; this is translated from the coding sequence GTGGTGAACCGCATCCACCCGACAGCAGTCATCGGCGAGGGTGTCGAGCTCGGCGACGACAACGTCATCGGACCGTTCACGGTCATCGTCGGCCCCGCCCGGATCGGGGACGGCAACTGGATCGGCCCGCACGTGACCATCGGGACCCCGGGCGAGGACCGGGGCCGCGAGCACCCCGCCGCCTGGGAATCCGCGCCGAACGGTGATCCCGATCACGACGGCCACGGCGTCGTGATCGGCAGCCGGAACCGGATCCGCGAGTACGTCAGCGTCCACCAGGGCACCTGGCGCACGACCACCATCGGCGACGGCGGCTACTTCCTCCGCGGCTCCCACATCGCGCACGACTGCCTGGTCGAGGACGCGGTCACGGTCGCCTCGAACGTCATCACCGGCGGCCACTGCCACATCTGGTCCGGGGCGAACCTGGGCATGGGCGCGATCCTGCACCAGCGGGTCGTCATCGGCCCCGGCGCGATGGTCGGGATGAGCTCGGCGGTCCGCAAGGAGGTGGGCGCGTTCACCATCGCCGTCGGCAACCCCGCGCGGGTGACCGGCGTCAATACGGTGGGGTTGTCCCGCCGCGGCCTGGACGAGGCCGCCATCGAGGCGCTGGGACCGTGGCTGAAGGGTAAGGCCGGTCTCCCTGAGGACGGGCTGGCCGACCGGCTGCCCGGCGACCTCTCTACCTTGGTGAAGGCGTGGGACGCCCGTCCACGCGACGAGCACTAG